A stretch of Corallococcus macrosporus DNA encodes these proteins:
- a CDS encoding methyltransferase, protein MAPVNPEDGETLDSIGTADVRVFQRRTGYRFTLDAVLLAHFAASEGGDLPGPVLELGAGSGVVSLLLVKQFGVAGPVDALELQPAVHARLTRAVALNGCEGRVRPVLGDLRQARTLFVPGAYAQVVSNPPFRRAEAGVVSPDAERAVSKSEVACDAPSVVAAARHALRPGGGVSLVYPAARLAEVLGVLTGARLFPRVLRAVHARVDAPATRFLVQALRDQDRGLSVRAPLIVHGDGPGGYSAEVAALMDVPLAEREGA, encoded by the coding sequence GTGGCGCCCGTCAATCCGGAGGACGGCGAGACGCTGGACTCCATTGGCACCGCGGACGTGCGCGTGTTCCAGCGCCGCACGGGCTACCGCTTCACGCTGGACGCGGTGCTGCTGGCGCACTTCGCGGCCTCGGAAGGCGGCGACCTTCCCGGGCCGGTGCTGGAGCTGGGCGCGGGCAGCGGCGTGGTGTCGCTGCTGCTGGTGAAGCAGTTCGGCGTCGCGGGGCCGGTGGATGCGCTGGAGCTTCAGCCTGCGGTGCACGCGCGGCTGACGCGCGCGGTGGCGCTCAACGGGTGCGAGGGCCGGGTGCGGCCGGTGCTCGGGGACCTGCGGCAGGCGCGGACGTTGTTCGTGCCCGGGGCCTACGCGCAGGTGGTGTCCAACCCGCCGTTCCGCCGGGCCGAGGCGGGCGTGGTGAGCCCGGACGCGGAGCGGGCCGTGTCCAAGTCGGAGGTGGCGTGTGACGCGCCCTCCGTGGTCGCGGCGGCGCGGCATGCGCTGAGGCCGGGCGGCGGCGTGAGCCTGGTGTATCCGGCGGCGCGGCTGGCGGAGGTGCTGGGGGTGCTCACGGGCGCGCGGTTGTTCCCCCGGGTGCTCCGCGCCGTGCACGCGCGGGTGGACGCGCCCGCGACGCGCTTCCTGGTGCAGGCGCTGCGGGACCAGGACCGGGGCCTGTCGGTGCGCGCGCCGCTCATCGTGCATGGCGACGGGCCCGGGGGGTACAGCGCGGAGGTGGCGGCGCTGATGGACGTGCCGCTGGCGGAGCGTGAAGGGGCCTGA
- a CDS encoding aldo/keto reductase yields MHYRPLGRTGLFVSELCFGAMTFGGEGYWKNIGQQGQAEADALVGKCLDAGINFFDTANVYSYGQSEALLGKALAAKRSQVVLATKVRGRMGPGQNEVGLSRYHIFDSVHASLKRLGTDHIDLLQIHGYDAATPLEETLRALDDLVREGKVRYLGASNLAAWQLMKALGLSDHRGLSRFESLQAYYSIAGRDLERELVPLMKDQQVGLMVWSPLAGGFLSGKYRRGAEGPEGARRTTFDFPPVDRERAYNAIDVMDTVAKETGTTVARVALAWLLHQPHVTTVILGAKTQAQLDDNLAASELRLSPEQLAKLDAVSRLPPEYPGWMVERQNADRFPPAR; encoded by the coding sequence ATGCACTACCGTCCGCTGGGCCGCACCGGCCTGTTTGTCTCTGAACTGTGTTTCGGCGCCATGACCTTCGGTGGCGAGGGCTACTGGAAGAACATCGGGCAGCAGGGCCAGGCGGAGGCGGACGCGCTGGTGGGCAAGTGCCTGGACGCGGGCATCAACTTCTTCGACACCGCGAACGTGTATTCGTACGGGCAGTCGGAAGCGCTGCTCGGCAAGGCGTTGGCGGCGAAGCGCTCGCAGGTGGTGCTGGCCACCAAGGTGCGCGGCCGCATGGGCCCGGGCCAGAACGAGGTGGGCCTGTCGCGCTACCACATCTTCGACTCCGTGCACGCCAGCCTGAAGCGCCTGGGCACGGACCACATCGACCTCTTGCAGATCCACGGCTACGACGCGGCCACCCCGCTGGAGGAGACGCTGCGCGCGCTGGACGACCTCGTGCGCGAGGGCAAGGTGCGCTACCTGGGCGCGTCCAACCTGGCTGCGTGGCAGTTGATGAAGGCGCTGGGCCTGAGCGACCACCGCGGCCTGTCCCGCTTCGAATCGCTCCAGGCGTACTACTCCATCGCCGGCCGTGACCTGGAGCGCGAGCTGGTGCCGCTGATGAAGGACCAGCAGGTGGGCCTGATGGTGTGGAGCCCGCTCGCGGGCGGCTTCCTGTCCGGCAAGTACCGCCGCGGCGCGGAAGGCCCCGAGGGCGCCCGCCGCACCACCTTCGACTTCCCGCCCGTGGACCGCGAGCGCGCGTACAACGCCATCGACGTGATGGACACTGTCGCGAAGGAGACAGGCACCACCGTGGCGCGCGTGGCGCTTGCCTGGCTGCTGCACCAGCCGCACGTCACCACCGTCATCCTCGGCGCGAAGACGCAGGCCCAGTTGGACGACAACCTGGCCGCGTCCGAGCTGCGCCTCAGCCCCGAGCAGCTCGCGAAGCTGGACGCCGTCTCCCGGCTGCCCCCCGAGTACCCCGGCTGGATGGTGGAGCGTCAGAACGCGGACCGCTTCCCTCCGGCCCGCTGA
- a CDS encoding DUF429 domain-containing protein: MTHAPRFVGWDLTDPFARAPRPVDEAIVDADGRVRFSQRVWPRAPDPEALAEAFAVGPGDVVVVDGPQALANPGAKMRDAERKLRAPGRTPDVLPLPGPPFAGFVRGGVLLFAALRAHARLPMLDLDTPELSRARLFEAFPGATWRALAVEKLGAKASPEGRARRQALLEATGLRFENAGTCTHDQLDAALCAWLGWCTRARPGDVTAVGLPLTQDAAGTLREGRILDGVPRR; this comes from the coding sequence ATGACGCACGCGCCCCGCTTCGTGGGCTGGGACCTGACGGACCCGTTCGCCCGAGCGCCCCGCCCCGTGGACGAAGCCATCGTGGACGCGGACGGCCGCGTGCGCTTCTCCCAGCGCGTCTGGCCCAGGGCGCCGGACCCGGAGGCGCTCGCGGAGGCCTTCGCCGTGGGACCCGGTGACGTGGTGGTGGTGGACGGACCGCAGGCGCTGGCGAACCCCGGCGCGAAGATGCGGGACGCGGAGCGCAAGTTGCGGGCTCCGGGCCGGACGCCGGACGTGCTGCCCCTGCCCGGCCCACCCTTCGCGGGCTTCGTGCGCGGCGGCGTGCTGCTGTTCGCCGCGCTGCGGGCCCATGCGCGATTGCCCATGCTGGACCTGGACACACCGGAGCTGTCCCGGGCCCGCCTCTTCGAGGCCTTCCCCGGTGCCACCTGGCGCGCGCTGGCTGTGGAGAAGTTGGGGGCAAAGGCCTCGCCCGAGGGACGCGCCCGGAGACAGGCCCTGCTGGAGGCCACCGGTCTGCGCTTCGAAAACGCGGGGACGTGCACGCACGACCAGTTGGACGCGGCGCTCTGCGCCTGGCTGGGCTGGTGCACGCGCGCCCGGCCCGGGGACGTCACCGCGGTGGGCCTGCCCCTCACGCAGGACGCTGCTGGAACATTGCGGGAGGGGCGCATCCTGGATGGGGTCCCTCGGCGGTAA
- a CDS encoding serine/threonine protein kinase — MQQPCYGPARLFSRRGRPFSKALEDGLIDFHRGERIGKYEVLTQLTVGGMAELFLGYTSGPGGFRKYVVIKRILPDARSNDQFVRMFLDEARITAAFNHPNIAQVFDLGEEDDGLYLSMEFIGGQNLNQVTSACLKKRQPVPLAFTLSVARDVCLALHYAHTFTSPGGEASPVIHRDVAQKNIMVTYDGTVKLLDFGIAKAKNSLERTSVGTVKGTTGYMSPEQVRGDPLDGRSDLFSVGVVMHELITGERLFAGKTERDEMVKILEDAIPWPSVLLPHISEDISRVVMRALERNVDRRYPSGRDMARAIEKAAGGKLMDAEQRAALMKSLFAERMAATRSLLESADVTTSSQVLASAKRALQKDDGPYLPERKANALSVVEARKKAEIAKLRAEGPGSDDTAPPVKRSKLGAVWALLSLSLILGLAYGAFRLTKLLEAEEPPPPDPSTLGAMVPLRPRESPAPDAGMATAEADKDKDTKDARDAKDPRDRDDSSSSRVTGRNRKGKGEVTLFLDEPAEVFLNNKSLGQAPLVKRSLPVGQAELVLVGADKKRRVLAVPVEAGKPVRLNLKLRELPGR, encoded by the coding sequence ATGCAACAGCCCTGTTATGGTCCGGCCCGGCTTTTCTCACGACGCGGGCGCCCTTTTTCCAAGGCGCTGGAGGATGGGCTCATCGACTTCCATCGGGGCGAGCGCATCGGGAAGTACGAGGTGCTCACGCAGCTGACCGTGGGCGGCATGGCGGAGCTGTTCCTGGGATACACGTCGGGCCCGGGCGGCTTCCGCAAGTACGTGGTCATCAAGCGCATCCTCCCGGACGCGCGCTCCAATGATCAGTTCGTCCGCATGTTCCTGGACGAGGCGCGCATCACCGCGGCCTTCAACCACCCGAACATCGCGCAGGTGTTCGACCTGGGGGAGGAGGACGACGGGCTCTACCTGTCCATGGAGTTCATCGGCGGGCAGAACCTCAACCAGGTGACGAGCGCGTGCCTGAAGAAGCGCCAGCCGGTGCCGCTGGCCTTCACCCTCTCCGTGGCCCGCGACGTGTGCCTGGCGCTGCACTACGCGCACACCTTCACGTCCCCCGGCGGCGAGGCGAGCCCCGTCATCCACCGCGACGTGGCGCAGAAGAACATCATGGTGACGTACGACGGCACCGTGAAGCTGCTCGACTTCGGCATCGCCAAGGCGAAGAACAGCCTGGAGCGCACCAGCGTCGGCACGGTGAAGGGCACCACCGGGTACATGTCCCCGGAGCAGGTGCGCGGCGATCCGCTGGATGGCCGCAGCGACCTGTTCTCCGTGGGCGTGGTGATGCACGAACTCATCACCGGCGAGCGGCTCTTCGCGGGCAAGACCGAGCGCGACGAGATGGTGAAGATCCTCGAGGACGCCATCCCGTGGCCGTCCGTGCTCTTGCCGCACATCTCCGAGGACATCTCCCGCGTGGTGATGCGCGCGCTGGAGCGCAACGTGGACCGCCGCTACCCGTCCGGGCGGGACATGGCGCGCGCCATCGAGAAGGCGGCCGGCGGCAAGCTGATGGACGCCGAGCAGCGCGCCGCCCTCATGAAGAGCCTCTTCGCGGAGCGCATGGCGGCCACGCGCTCGCTATTGGAGAGCGCGGACGTCACCACCAGCAGCCAGGTGCTGGCGTCGGCGAAGCGGGCGCTCCAGAAGGACGACGGGCCGTACCTGCCGGAGCGCAAGGCCAACGCGCTCAGCGTCGTGGAGGCGCGCAAGAAGGCGGAGATCGCGAAGCTGCGCGCGGAAGGCCCCGGCAGTGACGACACCGCGCCCCCGGTGAAGCGCTCCAAGCTGGGCGCCGTCTGGGCGCTGCTCTCCCTGTCGCTCATCCTGGGCCTGGCCTACGGCGCGTTCCGGCTCACGAAGCTGCTGGAAGCCGAGGAGCCGCCTCCGCCCGACCCCTCGACCCTGGGCGCGATGGTCCCCCTGCGGCCGCGCGAGTCCCCCGCGCCCGACGCGGGCATGGCCACCGCGGAGGCGGACAAGGACAAGGACACGAAGGACGCCAGGGACGCGAAGGACCCCCGGGACCGGGACGACTCCAGCTCCAGCCGGGTCACCGGCCGCAACCGGAAGGGCAAGGGCGAGGTGACGCTCTTCCTGGACGAGCCGGCGGAGGTCTTCCTCAACAACAAGTCCCTGGGACAGGCGCCGCTGGTGAAGCGCTCGCTGCCGGTGGGCCAGGCGGAGCTCGTCCTGGTGGGCGCGGACAAGAAGCGCCGGGTGCTCGCGGTGCCGGTGGAGGCAGGCAAGCCCGTGCGCCTCAACCTGAAGCTGAGGGAGCTGCCGGGCCGCTGA
- the gshB gene encoding glutathione synthase, translating to MALSLGFLMDPLESVRVDHDTTFSLMLEAQRRGHDVYYFEQGWLRFNGRCSEARMRRVKVRREVGHHFDVLSEDVRPLSKLDVLFLRKDPPVDADYLHATQLVELCPDRKPLFINNPSGIRDANEKLFTLNFPDLMPETRVTRELSVVLEFAAKNAQGTILKPIDGFGGKGILFLAPGDRNARSMVELLTQGGKEPILAQAYVPESRLGDKRIILVDGDPVGAVLRVPSDADHRGNMAAGGTPMKAEITARDLHICQRLKPALQEKGLTLVGIDVLGDYLTEVNVTSPTGLVEASHLDGVSCEARVLEVAERMHGAR from the coding sequence ATGGCCCTCTCCCTTGGCTTCCTGATGGACCCGCTCGAGAGCGTGCGGGTGGACCACGACACGACGTTCTCGCTGATGCTGGAGGCGCAGCGGCGGGGGCACGACGTCTACTACTTCGAACAGGGGTGGCTGCGCTTCAACGGCCGGTGCTCGGAAGCGCGCATGCGCCGGGTGAAGGTGCGGCGGGAAGTGGGGCACCACTTCGACGTGCTGTCGGAGGACGTGCGGCCGCTGTCGAAGCTGGACGTGCTCTTCCTGCGCAAGGACCCGCCGGTGGACGCGGACTATCTGCACGCCACGCAGCTGGTGGAGCTGTGTCCGGACCGCAAGCCCCTCTTCATCAACAACCCGTCCGGCATCCGCGACGCGAACGAGAAGCTCTTCACGCTGAACTTCCCGGACCTGATGCCGGAGACGCGCGTCACGCGTGAGCTGTCCGTGGTGCTGGAGTTCGCGGCGAAGAACGCGCAGGGCACCATCCTGAAGCCCATCGACGGCTTCGGCGGCAAGGGCATCCTCTTCCTCGCGCCGGGGGACCGCAACGCGCGCTCCATGGTGGAGCTGCTCACGCAGGGCGGCAAGGAGCCCATCCTCGCGCAGGCCTACGTGCCGGAGAGCCGCCTGGGCGACAAGCGCATCATCCTGGTGGACGGAGACCCGGTGGGCGCGGTGCTGCGCGTGCCGTCGGACGCGGACCACCGGGGCAACATGGCCGCGGGCGGCACGCCGATGAAGGCGGAGATCACCGCGCGCGACCTCCACATCTGCCAGCGCCTCAAGCCCGCGCTCCAGGAGAAGGGGCTGACGCTGGTGGGCATCGACGTGCTGGGCGACTACCTCACGGAGGTGAACGTCACCAGCCCCACGGGCCTGGTGGAGGCCAGCCACCTGGACGGCGTCTCCTGCGAGGCGCGCGTGCTGGAAGTGGCCGAGCGGATGCACGGCGCGCGCTGA
- a CDS encoding DoxX family protein: MNVAMLNEQPSLLKSAALLPPRLSLGATMIHHGLAKLKKDGIAQSAGMFEQLGIKPGKPWALATGITELVAGVSSILGIATRLTAVGVIVTQAMAIAKVHGKNGFDMTKGGYEFNVALIAIALGTLMRGPGRVSLHSALERRVKRKELKHFRLLPRQRRGSVLLDALG, translated from the coding sequence ATGAACGTGGCGATGCTCAACGAACAACCGTCGTTGCTGAAGTCGGCCGCGCTGTTGCCGCCGCGCCTGTCGCTGGGCGCGACGATGATCCACCACGGCCTGGCGAAGCTGAAGAAGGACGGCATCGCGCAGAGCGCGGGCATGTTCGAGCAACTGGGCATCAAGCCCGGCAAGCCGTGGGCGCTGGCCACGGGCATCACGGAGCTGGTGGCCGGGGTGAGCTCCATCCTGGGCATCGCGACGCGCCTCACGGCGGTGGGCGTCATCGTCACGCAGGCCATGGCCATCGCGAAGGTGCACGGGAAGAACGGCTTCGACATGACGAAGGGCGGCTACGAGTTCAACGTGGCGCTCATCGCCATCGCGCTGGGCACGCTGATGCGCGGGCCGGGGCGGGTGTCGCTGCACAGCGCGCTGGAGCGGCGGGTGAAGCGCAAGGAGCTGAAGCACTTCCGGCTGCTGCCGCGTCAGCGCAGGGGCTCGGTGCTGCTCGACGCGCTCGGGTAG
- a CDS encoding head GIN domain-containing protein, producing MKVSSLSLIAACCFATTACTAHAEDAARPSQGSGETRQVEDFHGVSVGHGMQAEVKVGPKSVRLEGSAENLSRIQLEVEDGILTTRVERQGWSRLNGRVKIIVSSPRIDHVEVSGGGHMDADVTASDEFDAEASGGAVLTVRGVDAKKVEAEASGGAEITMTGRARALDAEVSGGSQLHAQQLQGVTTLDVDASGGAIVEANASESVTGEASGGSVVRLAKRPQNADLDVSGGSRLDTSN from the coding sequence ATGAAGGTTTCCTCGCTGTCGCTGATTGCCGCCTGCTGCTTCGCCACCACCGCCTGCACCGCCCACGCGGAGGACGCGGCCAGGCCGTCCCAGGGCTCCGGTGAGACGCGCCAGGTGGAGGACTTCCACGGCGTCTCCGTGGGCCACGGCATGCAGGCGGAGGTGAAGGTGGGCCCCAAGTCCGTCCGCCTGGAGGGCTCCGCGGAGAACCTCTCCCGCATCCAGCTGGAGGTGGAGGACGGCATCCTCACCACGCGCGTGGAGCGCCAGGGCTGGAGCAGGCTCAACGGCCGGGTGAAGATCATCGTGTCCTCGCCCCGCATCGACCACGTGGAGGTCAGCGGCGGCGGCCACATGGACGCGGACGTCACCGCGTCCGACGAGTTCGACGCCGAGGCCAGCGGCGGCGCGGTGCTCACCGTTCGCGGCGTGGACGCCAAGAAGGTGGAGGCCGAGGCCAGCGGCGGCGCTGAAATCACCATGACCGGCCGCGCGCGGGCGCTGGATGCCGAGGTCAGCGGCGGCTCGCAGCTGCACGCCCAGCAGCTCCAGGGCGTCACCACGCTGGACGTGGACGCCAGCGGCGGCGCCATCGTGGAGGCCAACGCCTCCGAGAGCGTCACCGGCGAGGCCTCCGGCGGCAGCGTCGTGCGCTTGGCGAAGCGGCCCCAGAACGCCGACCTGGACGTCAGCGGCGGCTCGCGCCTGGACACGTCGAACTAG
- a CDS encoding tenascin-X → MARTRTVGSGGLTGLPKAPTGWPGVALPPPRALAMALAALLAFVGACRDQPPLTGARSLLRVSQEAVAFPPSYPGVERVMELRVVNAGRTTLDVEWTALAPPFSADGLPARMAPGEVPVRLSYRPEATGVLTATLVGRAPGGGEVRVELRGEANPFPDCPTPVACHTSTFDVATETCVEAELPDGTACDPGNACIQGATCAAGRCRGTERVCDDGNACTTDVCSPLDGCTSVPAPPCPGDGKCQVGACDPKVGCTLAKAQDGTFCGPERGCDVADVCLDGTCQRRDPPDNFVCSPSSPCQAPGRCKGSVCERSAATAVVPDWTYDAESNGEALHDLLVGPTGDVTLVGFFVPALLDAAGPVPVRASVAGRRCMLWNDRLLCMDLPNSGQVSLLDRVTGAPRWTFDLASARPDFTQGLTTVFMARLGVMQPDRLAALFEAYPAGTSRDTLCRRYFLVVLDAFGGMVSAQALADPLLSECNHPHPYGVASDAAGDLYLAFGPTQNDGAPLYPGAPTLLMAFSQDGVPRWRKTEAFAAGELAIVSGLLLNERSTQALSTQDGQPVGSQTFPRKLGRALATSAHLIPSPSQDTAEGGWTLEGYALPGLARSWTHGFQGWPGPVAPEVRLASWTSWPGQPPETVVLGTGMDARGTVLFAVSAKDGSDVFQCPVSDSPTPAQFLELGPDSVVMMDDAETCGECDPPYATSQARFRRFPIPGLKPAEEPWPGTFGGPGHDHHEDPVRGR, encoded by the coding sequence ATGGCGCGCACGCGGACGGTGGGCAGTGGGGGCCTGACGGGGCTTCCGAAGGCTCCAACGGGCTGGCCGGGGGTGGCCCTTCCGCCTCCCAGGGCCCTGGCAATGGCCCTGGCCGCCCTCCTGGCGTTCGTGGGCGCCTGCCGGGACCAGCCCCCGCTCACGGGCGCCCGGAGCCTCCTGCGGGTCTCCCAGGAGGCCGTGGCGTTCCCGCCCAGCTACCCCGGGGTGGAGCGGGTGATGGAGCTGCGCGTGGTGAACGCGGGCCGCACGACGCTGGACGTGGAGTGGACGGCGCTGGCGCCGCCCTTCTCCGCGGACGGGCTGCCCGCGCGGATGGCGCCGGGCGAGGTGCCGGTCCGGCTGTCCTACCGGCCGGAGGCGACCGGGGTGCTGACGGCCACGCTGGTGGGCCGGGCGCCCGGGGGCGGGGAGGTGCGGGTGGAGCTGCGCGGGGAGGCGAACCCCTTCCCGGACTGCCCCACGCCGGTGGCCTGCCACACCTCCACCTTCGACGTGGCGACGGAGACGTGCGTGGAGGCGGAGCTGCCGGACGGCACCGCGTGCGACCCGGGCAACGCGTGCATCCAGGGCGCCACGTGCGCGGCGGGGCGGTGCCGGGGGACGGAGCGCGTCTGCGACGACGGCAACGCGTGCACCACGGACGTGTGCAGCCCGCTGGACGGCTGCACGTCGGTGCCGGCGCCGCCGTGTCCGGGGGACGGGAAGTGCCAGGTGGGCGCGTGCGACCCGAAGGTGGGGTGCACGCTGGCGAAGGCGCAGGACGGGACGTTCTGCGGCCCCGAGCGCGGCTGTGACGTGGCGGACGTGTGCCTGGACGGGACGTGCCAGCGCCGCGACCCGCCGGACAACTTCGTGTGCTCGCCGTCCAGCCCGTGCCAGGCGCCGGGCAGGTGCAAGGGCTCCGTGTGCGAGCGCTCCGCCGCGACGGCGGTGGTGCCGGACTGGACCTACGACGCGGAGTCCAACGGCGAGGCGCTGCACGACCTCTTGGTGGGGCCCACGGGGGATGTGACGCTGGTGGGCTTCTTCGTGCCGGCGCTGCTGGACGCGGCGGGCCCGGTGCCGGTGCGCGCGAGCGTGGCCGGGCGCCGGTGCATGCTGTGGAACGACCGGCTGTTGTGCATGGACCTGCCGAACTCCGGGCAGGTGTCGCTCTTGGACCGGGTGACGGGCGCGCCCCGGTGGACGTTCGACCTGGCGTCCGCGCGGCCGGACTTCACGCAGGGGCTGACGACGGTGTTCATGGCGCGGCTGGGGGTGATGCAGCCGGACCGGCTGGCGGCCCTCTTCGAGGCGTACCCCGCGGGCACGTCGCGCGACACGCTGTGCCGGCGCTACTTCCTGGTGGTGCTGGATGCCTTTGGCGGCATGGTGTCCGCGCAGGCGCTGGCGGATCCGCTGCTCTCCGAGTGCAACCACCCGCACCCGTACGGCGTGGCGTCCGACGCGGCGGGCGACCTGTACCTGGCGTTCGGGCCCACGCAGAACGACGGGGCGCCGCTGTATCCGGGGGCGCCCACGCTGTTGATGGCGTTCTCGCAGGACGGGGTGCCGCGCTGGCGCAAGACGGAGGCCTTCGCCGCGGGGGAGCTGGCCATCGTGAGCGGGCTCTTGCTCAACGAACGCTCCACGCAGGCGCTGAGCACGCAGGACGGGCAGCCGGTGGGTTCGCAGACCTTCCCCCGGAAGCTGGGCCGCGCGCTGGCGACGTCCGCGCACCTGATTCCCTCGCCGTCGCAGGACACCGCCGAGGGCGGCTGGACGCTGGAGGGCTACGCGCTGCCGGGGCTCGCGCGCTCCTGGACGCATGGGTTCCAGGGGTGGCCGGGGCCGGTGGCGCCGGAGGTGCGGCTGGCCAGCTGGACGTCGTGGCCCGGGCAGCCGCCGGAGACGGTGGTGCTGGGCACGGGCATGGATGCGCGGGGCACGGTGCTGTTCGCGGTGAGCGCGAAGGACGGCAGCGACGTGTTCCAGTGCCCGGTGTCGGATTCGCCGACGCCCGCGCAGTTCCTGGAACTGGGGCCGGACAGCGTGGTGATGATGGACGACGCGGAGACGTGCGGCGAGTGCGATCCCCCGTACGCGACCAGCCAGGCGCGCTTCCGGCGCTTCCCCATCCCCGGCCTGAAGCCCGCGGAGGAACCCTGGCCCGGAACGTTCGGCGGGCCAGGGCACGACCATCACGAGGACCCGGTGCGCGGGCGCTGA
- a CDS encoding CapA family protein yields the protein MAPPSVLLMLALAAPAASVPNFSTAESSAARLTEAGTASVRSVIRNAGPGSLEAAGLASVRSAMGTTTVAMRMPAGLAQAGSPSPAASEANTAPATGAAQSQTDSLSEAGRIAVEASVGALRAAAIAMHGKAAPGLATAVGNPDEHYARGVAALQSKDSRTAITELSACVQAAPSRADCRWELGWAWSVEGRWADSLTQWTQVRALNPNQPDLEGALTQARNQAALQARLAQPVDSTPRPPPPAGAKLRIRAAGDLMLGTTVPEGYLPPEGGGSVIAAVRPLLEDADLTFVNLEGPLCDTGKTTKCRSPANCYAFRSPTSFGEYLKQASVDVVSTANNHSGDFGEECRRATESTLDALGIAWSGPPGSVATLERNGLKIGLVAFHTSAGCNHLNNLPTATALVKQTAATHDIVIVSFHGGAEGGKALHVPQGKEMFFGEDRGDLRVFTHAVVDAGAHLVLGHGPHVARAMEFYQGRLIAYSMGNFATYGRFNLKGPQGLGMILEVELDANGRFSTGRILPTKQVGEGITQPDPDANVVSLVRKLTLEDFPDTGARIADDGRLSPRKAAATVTNTVP from the coding sequence ATGGCCCCCCCGTCCGTCCTGCTGATGCTGGCGCTCGCCGCGCCCGCCGCGTCCGTCCCCAACTTCTCCACAGCCGAGTCCTCCGCCGCCCGCCTCACCGAAGCGGGCACGGCCTCCGTGCGCTCCGTCATCCGGAACGCGGGACCCGGGAGTCTTGAGGCAGCGGGCCTCGCGTCGGTGCGCAGCGCGATGGGGACCACGACCGTCGCGATGCGGATGCCCGCGGGCCTCGCCCAGGCCGGGTCACCCTCCCCTGCCGCGTCCGAGGCGAACACGGCGCCCGCCACGGGCGCCGCGCAAAGCCAGACAGACTCCCTCTCGGAGGCCGGCCGCATCGCCGTGGAGGCCAGCGTCGGGGCCCTGCGCGCCGCCGCCATCGCGATGCATGGCAAGGCCGCGCCGGGCCTCGCCACCGCCGTGGGCAACCCGGACGAGCACTACGCCCGGGGCGTCGCCGCGCTCCAGTCCAAGGACTCCCGCACCGCCATCACGGAGCTGTCCGCGTGCGTGCAGGCCGCGCCGTCCCGCGCCGACTGCCGCTGGGAGCTGGGCTGGGCCTGGTCCGTGGAAGGCCGCTGGGCGGACTCACTCACGCAGTGGACGCAGGTGCGCGCGCTCAATCCCAACCAGCCGGACCTGGAGGGCGCGCTCACGCAGGCCCGCAACCAGGCCGCGCTCCAGGCCAGGCTCGCGCAGCCCGTGGACAGCACGCCCCGTCCGCCCCCGCCCGCGGGCGCGAAGCTGCGCATCCGCGCCGCCGGTGACCTGATGCTCGGCACCACCGTGCCGGAGGGCTACCTGCCCCCCGAGGGCGGCGGCAGCGTCATCGCGGCCGTGCGCCCCCTGCTGGAGGATGCGGACCTCACCTTCGTGAACCTGGAAGGGCCGCTCTGCGACACCGGCAAGACCACCAAGTGCCGCTCGCCCGCGAACTGCTACGCGTTCCGCTCCCCCACGTCCTTCGGCGAGTACCTGAAGCAGGCCAGCGTGGACGTGGTCTCCACCGCCAACAACCACTCCGGCGACTTCGGCGAGGAGTGCCGCCGCGCCACCGAGTCCACGCTGGACGCGCTGGGCATCGCCTGGAGCGGGCCGCCGGGCAGCGTCGCCACGCTGGAGCGCAACGGCCTGAAGATCGGCCTCGTGGCCTTCCACACGTCCGCGGGCTGCAACCACCTCAACAACCTGCCCACCGCCACCGCGCTGGTGAAGCAGACCGCCGCCACGCACGACATCGTCATCGTCTCCTTCCACGGCGGCGCCGAGGGCGGCAAGGCCCTGCACGTCCCGCAGGGCAAGGAGATGTTCTTCGGCGAGGACCGCGGCGACCTGCGCGTCTTCACCCACGCGGTGGTGGACGCGGGCGCGCACCTGGTGCTCGGCCACGGCCCGCACGTCGCGCGCGCCATGGAGTTCTACCAGGGCCGCCTCATCGCCTACTCCATGGGCAACTTCGCCACCTACGGCCGCTTCAACCTCAAGGGTCCGCAGGGCCTGGGCATGATCCTCGAGGTGGAGCTGGACGCGAACGGCCGCTTCTCCACCGGCCGCATCCTCCCCACGAAGCAGGTCGGTGAAGGCATCACCCAGCCGGACCCGGACGCCAACGTCGTCTCGCTGGTGCGCAAGCTCACCCTCGAGGACTTCCCCGACACGGGCGCCCGCATCGCCGACGACGGCCGCCTCTCTCCGCGCAAGGCGGCCGCCACCGTCACCAACACCGTGCCGTAG